From the genome of Ziziphus jujuba cultivar Dongzao chromosome 6, ASM3175591v1, one region includes:
- the LOC107430984 gene encoding WRKY DNA-binding transcription factor 70 — MTDIFWPGNLATRRKMVIKELMEGRKLANQILNLLLAKPGDIGSDQSAEDLVMKIMKSFSNSISILNLQLNEGEHDEVLASRTQADHISHVDAWKTEGREESCRSPSTVKDRRGRYKRRRTSETWIRNDLTRIGDGHSWRKYGQKTILNAKYPRSYFRCTHKYDQSCQAQKRVQRIQEDPPLYRTTYFRQHTCRKNFLIKAPEFILEDITTKKHTTPEEASTSNGIDAIKHEHPCFLSSTFPSIKKEFVEEKTCNNMNHNHSLSPDYIMSADHDHLMASEASTHVSRTTTFSSSSLLTDHGNVLSGMMESVGFDDDILQFLSDGFQ, encoded by the exons atgACGGACATCTTTTGGCCTGGAAACTTAGCCACCCGCCGGAAAATGGTGATTAAAGAGCTCATGGAAGGTCGAAAACTCGCAAATCAGATTCTAAATCTTCTTCTTGCTAAGCCTGGTGATATTGGGTCAGATCAGTCCGCAGAAGATCTGGTCATGAAGATAATGAAATCGTTCTCCAACTCCATTTCCATATTGAATTTGCAGCTGAATGAAGGTGAACATGATGAGGTCTTAGCCTCTCGAACCCAAGCTGATCATATTTCCCATGTGGATGCTTGGAAAACTGAAGGTCGCGAAGAAAGTTGTCGGAGTCCTTCAACTGTTAAAGACCGCAGGGGTCGTTACAAGAGAAG AAGAACCTCAGAAACGTGGATAAGAAATGATCTTACTCGGATCGGCGATGGTCATTCATGGAGGAAGTACGGTCAAAAAACAATTCTCAATGCCAAATACCCTAg GAGCTACTTTAGGTGCACTCACAAGTATGACCAAAGCTGCCAAGCTCAAAAACGAGTCCAGAGAATACAAGAAGATCCTCCACTATACAGGACCACATATTTTAGGCAACATACGTGCAGGAAAAACTTCCTCATCAAAGCTCCTGAATTCATCTTAGAAGATATTACCACTAAAAAACATACTACTCCTGAAGAAGCTTCCACATCCAACGGCATCGATGCTATTAAACATGAGCATCCATGTTTCTTATCATCGACTTTCCCATCAATCAAAAAGGAGTTTGTGGAGGAGAAAACATGTAATAATATGAATCATAACCATTCATTGTCGCCTGATTATATTATGTCAGCTGATCATGATCATCTGATGGCGTCAGAAGCATCGACACATGTGTCCAGGACAACAACGTTTTCATCAAGCTCTCTGCTGACTGATCATGGGAATGTGCTATCTGGGATGATGGAGTCCGTTGGCTTCGATGAtgatattttgcaatttttatctGATGGGTTCCAGTAA
- the LOC132804298 gene encoding chaperone protein dnaJ 15-like, whose product MEYSQVGIHSILSSVSGKVDKQNAHFFGVTINEQQAECGIVERVTSNAQSKYKLLYFEQDVNGGYGLALQCWASKSML is encoded by the exons atggagtacagccaagtagggatacattccattctgtcatcagttagtggaaag gtggataagcaaaatgctcatttctttggtgttacgatcaatgagcaacaagccgagtgtggtattgtagaaagagttacttcaaatgcacaaagcaaatataag ttactttatttcgagcaagatgtgaatggcggttatggtttggccctacag TGTTGGGCATCCAAGAGCATGCTGTAA
- the LOC125422576 gene encoding uncharacterized protein LOC125422576, producing the protein MFTNTCAILDVLFWSSIKGRYPIWSASRSTYSCDATLCNYVRGRSPKPSVSWRICDYVYIPVNNGGAHWLAACVDLKARHIDLYDPNMGNKYVQNRELKNAECLTYMLPYLLRDGGYYGKNPDMSPTLDPFTMTMIKDAPRQDNGGDCGVYALKFIEYMSSEENPSFGPQDIMFFRKKYAVDLYFNKLSM; encoded by the exons atgttcaccaacacctgtgccatattagacgtgttattttgg tcatccatcaaagggcgttatcccatatggagcgcatctcgtagcacatattcatgtgatgcgaccctttgtaactatgtgcgtgggaggtcacccaaacctagcgtgtcgtggcgaatatgtgattat gtgtacatccctgtcaacaatggaggcgcgcattggttggcagcatgtgtggacttgaaggcccggcatattgatttatacgatccaaatatgggaaataaatatgtccagaatagagagttgaagaatgcggaatgccttacgtatatgctgccttacctattgagggatgggggatattacgggaAGAATCCGGACATGtctcccactttagatccattcacgatgaccatgatcaaagatgcaccccgccaagataatgg gggtgattgtggcgtctacgctctgaaatttattgagtacatgagtagtgaggagaacccttcatttggtccgcaagacattatgttttttagaaaaaaatatgctgttgatttgtactttaataaactttcaatgtag
- the LOC107403566 gene encoding uncharacterized protein LOC107403566 has product MAWRQMLFKGSPISQPLSPTGFARFFSKPSPYAVKVGNPEFLNGIGKGVESHAAKLETEVGDFQKLLVTRTLRLKKLGMPCKQRKLILTHAHKYRLGLWRPRAVPMKS; this is encoded by the exons ATGGCATGGAGGCAAATGCTCTTCAAGGGGAGCCCAATTTCTCAACCCCTTTCACCAACTGGGTTCGCTAGATTCTTCTCCAAGCCATCCCCTTATGCAG TGAAAGTTGGAAATCCAGAATTTTTAAATGGAATAGGCAAAGGGGTGGAATCCCATGCGGCTAAGCTTGAAACCGAGGTGGGCGACTTCCAGAAACTGCTTGTCACTCGGACGCTCAGGCTGAAGAAACTTGGCATGCCTTGCAAACAG aggAAGCTGATATTGACACACGCCCACAAGTATAGGCTGGGACTATGGAGGCCTCGAGCGGTACCAATGAAATCCTAA